From the genome of Staphylococcus haemolyticus, one region includes:
- the ptsP gene encoding phosphoenolpyruvate--protein phosphotransferase has product MSKLINGIAASDGVAIAKAYLLVEPDLSFTNEKVTDTDAEIQKFKNALEASKIELTKIRNNAEKQLGPDKAAIFDAHLLVLDDPELIQPIEDKIANEKVSAPEALDEVTSQFITIFESMDNEYMRERAADIRDVSKRVLAHLLGVELPNPSMIDESVIIVGNDLTPSDTAQLNKEFVQGFVTNIGGRTSHSAIMSRSLEIAAVVGTKSVTKEVKQGDMVIVDGITGDVIVDPTEDELIAYQNKRERFFEDKKELQKLRDAETVTIDGEHAELAANIGTPDDLYGVMENGAEGIGLYRTEFLYMGRDQMPTEDEQFEAYKKVLETMKDKRVVVRTLDIGGDKELPYLNLPKEMNPFLGYRAIRLCLDQQDIFRTQLRALLRASAYGKLNIMFPMVATINEFRDAKAILLEEKENLKNDGHDVSDEIELGIMVEIPSTAALADIFAKEMDFFSIGTNDLIQYTMAADRMSERVSYLYQPYNPAILRLVKQVIEASHKEGKWTGMCGEMAGDETAIPLLLGLGLDEFSMSATSILKARRQINGLSKNEMSELANRAINCATQEEVKDLVNNISK; this is encoded by the coding sequence ATGTCAAAATTAATTAATGGTATTGCGGCATCAGACGGTGTCGCAATTGCTAAAGCTTATTTATTAGTAGAACCTGATTTATCATTCACTAATGAAAAAGTCACTGATACTGATGCCGAAATCCAAAAATTCAAAAATGCGTTAGAAGCTTCTAAAATTGAATTAACAAAAATCAGAAATAATGCTGAAAAACAATTAGGTCCTGATAAAGCCGCAATCTTTGATGCGCATTTATTAGTACTTGATGATCCAGAGTTGATTCAACCAATCGAAGACAAAATTGCGAACGAAAAAGTAAGTGCCCCAGAAGCGCTTGATGAAGTAACTTCACAATTTATTACAATCTTCGAATCTATGGATAATGAATACATGAGAGAGCGTGCAGCAGATATTAGAGACGTATCTAAACGTGTGCTAGCACATCTTTTAGGTGTTGAATTACCAAATCCAAGTATGATTGATGAAAGTGTTATTATTGTTGGTAACGACTTAACGCCTTCAGATACTGCACAATTAAATAAAGAATTTGTTCAAGGTTTCGTAACAAATATTGGAGGTCGTACGAGCCATTCAGCAATTATGAGTCGATCATTAGAAATTGCTGCAGTTGTTGGTACAAAATCAGTTACTAAAGAAGTTAAACAAGGCGATATGGTTATCGTTGACGGAATCACAGGTGACGTTATTGTTGACCCTACAGAAGATGAGTTAATTGCTTATCAAAACAAACGTGAACGTTTCTTTGAAGATAAAAAAGAATTACAAAAATTACGTGATGCTGAAACGGTAACAATCGACGGTGAACATGCTGAATTAGCTGCTAATATCGGTACACCTGATGATTTATACGGTGTAATGGAAAATGGTGCTGAAGGAATCGGTTTATATAGAACTGAATTCTTATATATGGGTAGAGATCAAATGCCAACTGAAGATGAGCAATTTGAAGCCTATAAAAAAGTGCTAGAAACAATGAAAGACAAACGAGTTGTAGTTCGTACCTTAGATATTGGTGGCGATAAAGAGTTACCTTATTTAAATCTACCTAAAGAAATGAACCCATTCTTAGGTTACAGAGCAATTCGTCTATGCTTAGATCAACAAGATATTTTCAGAACACAATTACGTGCATTATTACGCGCGTCAGCTTACGGTAAATTAAACATTATGTTCCCAATGGTAGCTACAATCAATGAATTCCGTGATGCTAAAGCCATTCTGTTAGAAGAAAAAGAAAATCTTAAAAATGATGGTCATGACGTTTCTGATGAAATTGAGTTAGGTATCATGGTTGAGATTCCATCTACAGCTGCTTTAGCTGATATCTTTGCTAAAGAAATGGATTTCTTCAGTATTGGTACTAATGATTTAATTCAATATACTATGGCAGCTGACCGTATGTCAGAACGCGTTTCATACTTATACCAACCTTATAACCCAGCTATTTTACGCTTGGTTAAACAAGTCATTGAAGCTTCTCATAAAGAAGGTAAATGGACTGGTATGTGTGGTGAAATGGCTGGAGACGAAACAGCTATCCCATTATTATTAGGTTTAGGATTAGATGAATTCTCAATGAGTGCGACATCTATCTTAAAAGCTAGAAGACAAATTAATGGTTTAAGTAAAAATGAAATGTCTGAATTAGCAAATCGTGCAATTAATTGTGCTACTCAAGAAGAAGTAAAAGATTTAGTTAATAACATTTCTAAATAA
- a CDS encoding phosphocarrier protein HPr — MEQKSYVIIDETGIHARPATMLVQTASKFDSDIQLEYNGKKVNLKSIMGVMSLGVGKDAEITIYADGSDEADAIQAISDVLSKEGLTE; from the coding sequence ATGGAACAAAAATCTTATGTAATTATCGATGAAACTGGTATTCATGCACGTCCTGCAACTATGTTAGTTCAAACTGCATCAAAATTTGATTCAGATATTCAATTAGAATATAACGGTAAAAAAGTTAACTTAAAATCAATCATGGGTGTTATGAGTTTAGGTGTAGGTAAAGATGCTGAAATCACTATCTATGCTGATGGAAGCGATGAAGCAGACGCAATTCAAGCTATCAGTGATGTCTTATCTAAAGAAGGTTTAACTGAATAA
- a CDS encoding DUF697 domain-containing protein: MGIMNRFSSGVTNKVGNKVLNIEEIKEKSILPTTKEEIAERRAKAETIVKKKSLLSSGMSVVPIPGLDFGVDIKLMRDIIEDINKIYGLDHKQVNTLGDDVKERILAAAAIQGSSFIGKKVSSAVLKVIIRDMAKRAAAKQTKWFPVVGQAVSASISYYFMNKLGREHIEKCEKVLHDII, translated from the coding sequence ATGGGCATTATGAATAGATTTTCAAGTGGAGTTACAAACAAAGTTGGTAATAAAGTTCTAAACATTGAAGAAATTAAAGAAAAAAGTATTTTGCCAACAACTAAAGAAGAAATAGCTGAGCGCAGAGCTAAAGCAGAAACAATTGTGAAGAAGAAGTCACTTTTATCTTCAGGTATGAGTGTTGTACCAATTCCAGGATTAGATTTCGGTGTAGATATTAAATTAATGAGAGATATTATTGAAGATATTAATAAAATTTATGGTTTAGATCACAAACAAGTTAATACACTTGGCGATGATGTGAAAGAACGAATTCTTGCAGCAGCTGCTATACAAGGTAGTTCATTTATCGGTAAAAAAGTGTCTAGTGCAGTGCTTAAAGTGATCATTAGAGATATGGCAAAACGTGCGGCAGCAAAACAAACTAAATGGTTCCCAGTTGTGGGACAAGCTGTCTCAGCATCAATAAGCTATTATTTCATGAATAAACTTGGACGTGAACATATCGAAAAATGTGAAAAAGTGCTTCATGATATTATTTAA
- a CDS encoding class I SAM-dependent rRNA methyltransferase: MKIATLNRGKESKYLNQYPLVDEDDIYKNDHLKEGDLFYLMNGQEQYIATAYVGRQHKGLGWVLSYDQNEAINTSFFEKQFQIALQERDYYYHIEGTNAFRLFNAEGDGVGGLTIDNYDGHLLIQWYSKGIYKFRYNVIEAIQQVFPFKSIYEKMRFKDSEYTGGHVIGEAPDFPIVIEENFTFYNVDLDDGLMTGIFLDQKEVRKKLRDHFAKEKDILNLFSYTGAFSVVAAQNAKSTTSVDLANRSRSLTEENFGLNGIDPKSQYIYVMDTFDFYNYAARHGKVFDTIVIDPPSFARNKKKTFSVQKNYDDLINGALSILAPNGSLLLCTNSSTFSLKAFKNVIKTTLNEAGVTYEIEEVMGLPKDFKTHPHYKPSKYLKAVFINIKY, translated from the coding sequence ATGAAAATAGCAACTTTAAATAGAGGTAAGGAATCAAAGTATTTAAATCAATATCCACTTGTGGATGAAGATGATATTTATAAAAATGATCATTTAAAAGAAGGCGATTTATTTTATCTTATGAACGGTCAAGAACAGTACATTGCTACTGCATATGTAGGACGTCAACATAAGGGTTTAGGCTGGGTATTGAGTTATGATCAAAACGAAGCCATTAATACTTCTTTTTTCGAAAAACAATTTCAAATTGCATTACAAGAGCGTGATTATTACTATCACATTGAAGGAACCAATGCGTTTAGACTATTTAACGCTGAAGGCGATGGTGTTGGAGGTTTAACAATCGATAATTACGATGGCCACTTATTGATTCAATGGTATTCAAAGGGGATATATAAGTTTCGCTATAATGTCATTGAAGCCATTCAACAAGTATTTCCATTTAAGTCAATTTATGAAAAAATGCGTTTTAAAGACTCTGAATACACCGGTGGACATGTAATCGGTGAAGCACCTGATTTTCCAATAGTTATAGAGGAGAATTTTACATTTTACAATGTAGACCTAGATGATGGTTTGATGACAGGTATATTCTTAGATCAAAAAGAAGTACGTAAGAAATTACGTGATCATTTTGCAAAAGAGAAAGATATACTAAATTTATTTAGTTATACAGGTGCGTTTTCAGTAGTGGCTGCTCAAAATGCTAAATCAACGACAAGTGTGGATTTAGCCAACCGTTCACGTAGTTTAACTGAAGAAAACTTTGGTTTAAATGGTATTGACCCTAAAAGTCAATATATATATGTCATGGATACATTTGATTTTTACAATTATGCTGCACGACATGGTAAAGTATTCGACACAATAGTTATTGATCCACCAAGTTTTGCAAGAAATAAGAAGAAAACATTCTCAGTACAAAAGAATTATGATGATTTAATTAATGGTGCATTAAGTATACTTGCTCCAAATGGCTCGTTATTATTATGTACAAATTCAAGTACTTTCTCATTAAAAGCATTTAAAAATGTTATTAAAACAACACTTAACGAAGCGGGTGTAACATACGAAATTGAGGAAGTAATGGGCTTACCTAAGGACTTTAAAACACATCCGCACTATAAACCCTCAAAATATTTAAAAGCTGTATTCATTAATATCAAGTATTAA
- the auxA gene encoding lipoteichoic acid stability factor AuxA, protein MSFLKKHTEIIFSYIIGIVSLFTGLIILINLPLINQLKDKEKVELKIHNLWDFLNAFFSEIIRVMSRFIGSFPIISAVIIILFGILVMLIGYALFRTTKYDYDISIFFLIIGILYFLISITLMTQVYSFWAIIFIIPFIIHTGYIVYKDELNVANRKSHYLWIIFSYGISYLITQISLYGKIDANEIAPIDILSVNTFFLVMWLLAQASIWNFLFLRRALPLTKEELGEEEPELSRTSKGNVSNQSKVHFKQLQDKTSEYARKTRRSVDLEKIRSKRDKFKNKFKNVFNIEEDDIPNWMRRPKWIKPAYVEIFCGFILFLFTFIEFNNRNALFVSGEWELSQTQYVVEWVTLLLLMFVIITYIATTFTHFLRGKYYYLQLFMISILFFKLLTEFVNIMIHGLLLSIFITPTLILMLMAVIIAFTLQLREKP, encoded by the coding sequence ATGTCTTTTCTTAAGAAACACACCGAGATAATTTTTAGTTATATTATCGGTATCGTTTCACTCTTCACGGGTCTCATAATATTAATAAACTTACCTTTAATCAATCAATTAAAAGATAAAGAAAAAGTTGAGTTGAAAATTCATAATTTATGGGATTTTCTTAATGCATTCTTCAGTGAAATAATTAGAGTGATGAGTAGGTTCATAGGCAGCTTTCCTATTATTAGTGCAGTCATAATTATTCTGTTTGGTATTCTTGTAATGCTTATTGGATATGCATTATTTAGAACTACGAAATATGATTACGACATCTCAATTTTCTTTTTAATTATTGGGATTTTATACTTCCTCATTTCAATTACTTTAATGACTCAAGTGTACAGTTTTTGGGCAATTATCTTTATTATTCCTTTTATAATTCACACAGGCTACATTGTATATAAAGATGAACTTAATGTTGCTAATAGAAAAAGCCATTATCTATGGATTATCTTTTCATACGGAATAAGTTATTTAATTACTCAAATTTCTCTATACGGTAAAATTGATGCCAATGAAATTGCACCAATAGATATCTTAAGTGTAAATACATTTTTCTTAGTTATGTGGTTATTAGCGCAAGCTTCAATATGGAATTTCCTATTCTTAAGAAGAGCTTTACCATTAACTAAAGAAGAATTGGGTGAAGAAGAACCTGAATTATCAAGAACAAGTAAGGGAAATGTTTCGAATCAGTCTAAAGTTCATTTTAAACAACTTCAAGATAAAACATCAGAATATGCACGTAAGACGAGAAGAAGTGTCGATTTAGAAAAAATCAGATCAAAACGTGATAAATTTAAAAATAAATTCAAAAATGTATTTAATATTGAAGAAGATGATATACCAAATTGGATGAGACGTCCTAAATGGATTAAACCAGCATATGTAGAAATATTCTGTGGCTTCATTCTATTCTTATTTACATTTATTGAATTTAATAACAGAAACGCATTGTTTGTTTCTGGTGAATGGGAACTATCTCAAACGCAATATGTTGTTGAATGGGTAACATTGTTATTGTTAATGTTTGTAATCATTACATACATTGCAACTACATTTACACATTTCTTAAGAGGTAAATATTATTATTTACAATTATTTATGATTAGTATTCTATTCTTTAAATTGTTAACTGAATTCGTAAACATTATGATTCATGGATTATTATTATCGATTTTTATTACTCCAACTCTAATCTTAATGTTGATGGCGGTTATTATCGCATTTACGTTACAATTGAGAGAAAAACCTTAA
- the graF gene encoding glycopeptide resistance-associated protein GraF, producing MTNEDAKKAKEVEEKLKEQKEEKTDDIEQTKKDVQDTLD from the coding sequence ATGACAAACGAAGATGCTAAAAAAGCAAAAGAAGTAGAAGAAAAATTAAAAGAACAAAAAGAAGAAAAAACTGATGACATCGAACAAACTAAAAAAGATGTTCAAGACACTTTAGATTAA
- a CDS encoding ECF transporter S component, whose amino-acid sequence MSKGLKLSEILVTVLIAVVFAIIYNLWWFAYNVAQVAGVHIEQLTYGVWFMAAIVAYLIIPKPGIALIAEFAAGAGETIVMGKFDIPTIVYAILQGLACEIIFAIFKYKSRSLMVAILAGLATALISFPVDYYYGYLAEVAGWNLLLFIIFRSISGIVIAGLLSYLIVKALDQTGVTKLFRPASQKDYDNL is encoded by the coding sequence ATGTCAAAAGGTTTAAAGCTTTCAGAAATATTAGTAACTGTTCTGATTGCAGTAGTATTTGCTATTATTTATAACTTATGGTGGTTTGCATATAATGTGGCCCAAGTTGCCGGTGTTCACATTGAGCAATTAACTTATGGCGTTTGGTTTATGGCAGCTATCGTTGCGTATTTAATAATTCCTAAACCTGGTATTGCACTAATTGCAGAATTTGCCGCAGGTGCTGGTGAAACAATTGTTATGGGTAAATTTGATATCCCTACAATTGTATATGCTATCCTTCAAGGTTTAGCTTGTGAAATTATTTTTGCTATTTTCAAATATAAATCTAGATCATTAATGGTTGCTATATTAGCAGGATTAGCAACTGCATTAATTTCATTTCCAGTTGATTATTATTACGGTTATTTAGCTGAAGTCGCAGGATGGAATCTTCTTTTATTCATTATCTTCCGTTCTATTAGCGGTATTGTCATTGCAGGCTTATTATCTTATCTGATTGTTAAAGCATTAGATCAAACAGGTGTAACGAAATTATTCCGCCCTGCATCTCAAAAAGACTACGACAACCTATAA
- a CDS encoding ABC transporter ATP-binding protein yields the protein MLKAKNLRLKYPNGERKIFDNLNIEIKDKEKVLLLGPSGSGKSTLLNVLSGIVPNLIELPMKYDELEIDPHSGVIFQDPDTQFCMPKVYEELAFVLENKQVPHNEMDALIENALASVDLNVTDNTFVNHLSGGMKQKLAIVETILQEANTLFLDEPTAMLDVDATADLWQRLIQLWSDQTVLIVEHKVEHIWEHVDRVILLNYEGQIIADGTPDYILNNCEHLLTEFGVWHPHAWDYAPKPITFPSNEAETLFTFKNGQVIRGKKQLFQTSELNVHSGEWITITGKNGTGKTTLLESMMQLIKYEGTMAYKNTILKKIKDAAKHMYLVYQNPELQFITNSVYEEIYIHYNHQEPSIAENETMKLLKLLHLEAIKNQHPFELSMGQKRRLSVATALSSKADIILLDEPTFGLDSHNTFQLIELFQESVSSGQTIIMVTHDPEIIHRYPTRRLIVEDNQLIEEEGESHV from the coding sequence GTGTTAAAAGCGAAAAATTTACGTCTAAAATATCCTAACGGCGAACGTAAAATCTTCGATAATTTAAATATTGAAATTAAAGATAAAGAAAAAGTGCTTTTACTAGGTCCTTCTGGATCTGGTAAGAGCACATTGCTTAATGTTTTAAGTGGTATCGTTCCAAATCTAATTGAATTACCGATGAAATATGATGAGCTTGAAATTGACCCACACTCCGGCGTCATTTTTCAAGATCCAGATACGCAGTTTTGTATGCCTAAAGTGTATGAAGAACTTGCTTTCGTTCTAGAAAATAAGCAAGTACCACACAATGAAATGGACGCACTTATAGAGAATGCTTTAGCATCGGTTGATTTAAATGTTACGGACAATACTTTTGTCAATCATTTAAGTGGTGGCATGAAACAAAAGCTCGCTATTGTTGAAACTATTTTACAAGAAGCTAATACGCTTTTCTTAGATGAGCCTACTGCCATGTTAGATGTAGATGCTACAGCTGATTTGTGGCAACGACTTATTCAGTTATGGTCCGATCAAACTGTGCTTATTGTCGAACACAAAGTTGAACATATTTGGGAGCATGTCGATAGAGTCATCTTATTGAATTATGAAGGGCAAATCATAGCAGATGGCACACCGGATTACATATTAAACAACTGTGAGCATTTACTCACTGAATTTGGCGTTTGGCATCCTCATGCTTGGGATTATGCGCCAAAGCCGATTACATTTCCATCTAATGAAGCTGAAACATTATTTACTTTTAAGAATGGTCAAGTTATTCGTGGTAAAAAACAATTATTCCAGACATCCGAATTAAATGTTCATTCTGGAGAATGGATTACGATAACTGGGAAAAATGGTACAGGTAAAACAACGCTGTTAGAATCAATGATGCAACTTATAAAATATGAAGGCACGATGGCTTATAAGAATACAATATTGAAGAAAATTAAAGATGCAGCCAAGCATATGTATCTCGTTTATCAAAACCCTGAATTACAATTTATAACAAATTCAGTTTATGAAGAAATATATATACATTATAATCATCAAGAACCTTCAATCGCTGAAAATGAAACGATGAAACTTTTAAAATTATTGCATTTAGAAGCTATTAAAAACCAACATCCATTTGAATTATCTATGGGTCAGAAACGACGTCTTAGCGTAGCTACTGCACTAAGTTCAAAAGCCGACATCATCTTGCTAGATGAACCAACATTCGGACTGGATAGTCACAATACATTCCAATTGATTGAACTTTTCCAAGAAAGCGTCTCTAGTGGTCAAACCATCATTATGGTTACACACGACCCGGAAATCATTCATCGCTATCCAACACGTCGTTTAATCGTCGAAGATAACCAACTCATTGAAGAGGAAGGTGAATCACATGTTTGA
- a CDS encoding energy-coupling factor transporter transmembrane component T family protein → MFERWKKHYSFVDDVNIITKLLLGVALFIFIIFVHNFDYMIYITIIMFLFLMAFNGTQFKITGAFILATVLFALLSSLFMILYGDGTHMLFKWGIIQISTESIVRGLHLSLRTITVSMFGILLALTSEIVMIFYSLMQHLKVKPKIAYAFMAAIRMVPLIFTSLIQLRRSLKMRYQMIDASNYRGLKRLKHLLIPILSQNIRRAHQLSVAMESKGFKDGPRTYYYKAPFSYKDILFVICVVAILIIAFYLSQYFPITGITDARVSGYTS, encoded by the coding sequence ATGTTTGAACGTTGGAAGAAACACTATTCCTTTGTAGATGACGTTAATATCATTACGAAACTTTTACTTGGTGTAGCGCTATTCATTTTCATTATATTTGTCCATAATTTTGATTATATGATTTACATTACCATTATTATGTTTTTATTTTTAATGGCATTTAATGGTACGCAGTTTAAAATTACCGGAGCCTTTATTTTAGCCACTGTGCTATTTGCGCTATTATCGTCATTATTTATGATTCTTTACGGCGATGGTACACATATGTTATTTAAATGGGGCATTATTCAAATTAGTACTGAAAGTATTGTACGTGGCTTGCATTTATCATTACGTACAATTACAGTGTCGATGTTTGGTATTTTATTGGCCCTCACATCCGAAATTGTCATGATTTTTTATAGCCTAATGCAACATTTAAAAGTAAAACCTAAAATTGCATATGCGTTTATGGCTGCGATCAGAATGGTCCCTCTCATTTTCACATCACTCATTCAATTGAGACGTTCGCTTAAAATGCGTTATCAAATGATTGATGCTTCAAATTATAGAGGGCTTAAACGTCTAAAACATTTATTAATACCTATCTTAAGTCAAAATATCCGTCGTGCGCATCAATTGTCTGTTGCGATGGAATCTAAAGGCTTCAAAGATGGCCCAAGAACATATTATTATAAAGCACCGTTTTCTTATAAAGATATTTTATTTGTAATTTGTGTTGTGGCCATATTAATCATCGCATTTTATCTTTCACAATACTTCCCTATCACTGGGATTACTGATGCTCGTGTATCAGGTTATACCTCATAA
- the purD gene encoding phosphoribosylamine--glycine ligase, whose amino-acid sequence MNVLVIGAGGREHALANKLRQSPLIDQLHAIPGNDAMVNVAEVHTDIAESDHEAILNFVQENKIEWVVVGPEQPLIDGLPDKLRQTGVKVFGPNKDAAQIEGSKLFAKKIMQKYNIPTAEYKETNNKTDALAYVNHCDLPIVVKKDGLAAGKGVIIAETREDAIKAVETLYPEEHGEVVFEQFLEGEEFSLMTFINGDYAVPFDCIAQDHKRAFDNDEGPNTGGMGAYCPVPHITEDVLTRTNKDIAQPIAKAMKAEGYDYFGLLYIGAILTSEGPKVIEFNARFGDPEAQVLLSRLESDLMAQIVALDRKEPILFQWQDDFVVGVMLASKGYPGSYAKGTKVAGFELNDTYFVSGLRKEDDAFVTSGGRVILALGKGATIEDAQKVAYNNVEKIKSDNLFYRHDIGNKALNK is encoded by the coding sequence ATGAATGTTTTAGTTATCGGAGCGGGTGGCCGAGAACACGCTTTAGCTAATAAATTGCGTCAATCACCATTAATTGATCAATTACACGCAATTCCAGGTAATGACGCTATGGTTAATGTTGCAGAAGTGCATACTGACATTGCGGAAAGTGATCATGAAGCCATCTTAAACTTTGTTCAAGAAAATAAGATTGAATGGGTGGTTGTTGGTCCTGAACAACCATTAATTGATGGATTGCCAGATAAATTACGTCAAACTGGAGTTAAAGTGTTTGGTCCTAATAAGGATGCAGCTCAAATTGAAGGATCTAAGCTATTCGCTAAAAAAATTATGCAAAAATATAATATTCCAACAGCAGAATATAAAGAAACTAATAACAAAACAGATGCGCTGGCGTATGTAAATCATTGTGATTTACCAATTGTAGTTAAAAAAGATGGTTTAGCTGCTGGTAAAGGTGTAATCATTGCTGAAACACGTGAAGACGCAATTAAAGCAGTAGAAACACTTTATCCTGAAGAACATGGTGAAGTGGTCTTTGAGCAATTTTTAGAGGGTGAAGAATTTTCATTAATGACTTTTATTAACGGGGATTATGCAGTTCCATTTGATTGTATTGCGCAAGACCATAAACGTGCTTTTGATAATGATGAAGGACCAAACACTGGAGGAATGGGTGCATATTGTCCGGTGCCACATATAACTGAAGATGTTTTAACACGTACGAATAAAGATATTGCACAGCCTATTGCAAAAGCGATGAAAGCTGAAGGTTATGATTACTTTGGATTACTTTATATTGGTGCGATTTTAACGTCAGAAGGCCCTAAAGTAATTGAATTTAACGCGCGCTTTGGTGATCCTGAAGCTCAAGTCTTATTAAGTCGTTTGGAAAGTGATTTAATGGCTCAAATTGTTGCTTTAGATCGTAAAGAACCTATTCTATTTCAATGGCAAGATGATTTTGTTGTAGGAGTTATGTTAGCTTCTAAAGGATATCCAGGAAGTTACGCTAAAGGAACTAAAGTAGCAGGCTTTGAATTAAATGATACTTATTTTGTGAGTGGATTGCGTAAAGAAGATGATGCATTTGTTACTTCAGGAGGCAGAGTGATATTAGCTCTTGGAAAAGGTGCAACAATTGAAGATGCACAGAAAGTAGCTTATAACAATGTAGAAAAAATTAAGAGTGATAACCTATTTTATCGTCATGATATTGGAAATAAGGCATTGAATAAGTAA